One genomic region from Streptomyces sp. NBC_00457 encodes:
- a CDS encoding serine hydrolase domain-containing protein yields the protein MRTSVLAACVAVALTAGPLAAPALAAPPSASASASVRAAAGPDAEALCAAIAGLPDEDATAALVRVGGTGGSWHGSSGVRDLVSGQAADPDARFRAGSTTKVVTAAVVLQLAAERAVDLNRPVQHYLPGLLSKRFKPITVRQLLNHTSGIQPGDALGDTLEEAYEHRFDTLSPRQVVASAVAKGPEFRPGKQQHYLNINYTVLGMLIEKVTGHSYATEATRRVLHPAGMWDTYFPGTDPRILGPHNRGYQQMKQPDGTTRLVDVTEWNQADRWAAGDMISTTADLERLIDTLFRGRIVPQPQLREMFTVPRVKDTTMKDATMSAGLQRFVYEGKVYWIKTGARYGYSTAIGATRGLSRTVVYSLNDTNAKDQDMNPVAERIVGAALKQGVSGRDHLCN from the coding sequence ATGCGCACCTCTGTCCTCGCCGCCTGTGTCGCCGTCGCCCTGACCGCGGGCCCGCTGGCGGCCCCCGCGTTAGCCGCGCCCCCGTCGGCCTCCGCGTCGGCCTCCGTCCGCGCCGCGGCGGGCCCGGACGCGGAGGCCCTGTGCGCCGCGATCGCCGGGCTTCCGGACGAGGACGCGACGGCCGCCCTGGTCCGGGTCGGCGGCACAGGGGGCAGCTGGCACGGCAGCTCGGGCGTGCGGGACCTGGTCAGCGGGCAGGCGGCGGATCCGGATGCGCGGTTCCGGGCCGGTTCGACGACGAAGGTGGTGACGGCGGCCGTCGTCCTGCAGCTCGCGGCGGAACGCGCGGTCGACCTGAACCGGCCGGTGCAGCACTACCTCCCCGGCCTGCTGAGCAAGCGCTTCAAGCCGATCACGGTACGGCAGCTGCTGAACCACACCAGCGGCATCCAACCCGGCGACGCCCTCGGTGACACCCTGGAGGAGGCGTACGAGCACCGCTTCGACACGCTTTCGCCGCGGCAGGTGGTGGCGTCGGCGGTGGCGAAGGGGCCGGAGTTCCGCCCCGGGAAGCAACAGCATTACCTCAACATCAACTACACGGTGCTCGGGATGCTGATCGAGAAGGTGACCGGACACTCGTACGCCACCGAGGCCACCCGTCGCGTGCTGCACCCCGCGGGAATGTGGGACACGTACTTTCCGGGCACCGATCCGCGCATCCTCGGCCCGCACAACCGCGGATACCAGCAGATGAAGCAGCCGGACGGGACGACCCGGCTGGTCGACGTCACCGAGTGGAACCAGGCGGACCGCTGGGCGGCCGGCGACATGATCTCCACGACCGCCGACCTGGAGCGGTTGATCGACACGCTCTTCCGAGGGCGGATCGTGCCCCAGCCGCAGCTGCGGGAGATGTTCACGGTGCCGCGCGTCAAGGACACGACCATGAAGGACGCGACGATGAGCGCGGGGCTCCAGCGGTTCGTGTACGAGGGGAAGGTCTACTGGATCAAGACAGGGGCTCGGTACGGCTACAGCACGGCGATCGGCGCGACCCGCGGCCTGAGCCGGACGGTCGTCTACTCGCTCAACGACACGAACGCCAAGGACCAGGACATGAACCCGGTCGCGGAGCGGATCGTAGGGGCGGCGCTCAAGCAGGGCGTGAGTGGGCGAGACCACTTGTGCAACTAG
- a CDS encoding NADPH-dependent 2,4-dienoyl-CoA reductase: protein MSRYPHLLTPLDLGFTTLPNRVLMGSMHVGLEEAERGFERMAAFYAARARGGVGLIVTGGIAPNEEGRPYEGGAKLTTDAEAEQHTVITEAVHREDGRIAMQILHFGRYAYHQDLVAPSPLQAPISPFQPRELSDEDVERTIDDYARAARLARQAGYDGVEIMGSEGYLINEFIAAQTNHRTDRWGGSYENRMRFPVEIVRRVREAVGADFIVIYRLSMLDLVPGGSTHDEVVTLAKAVEAAGATIINTGIGWHEARIPTIATSVPRGAYTWVTKRLMGEVSVPLVTTNRINTPELAEELLADGCADMVSMARPMLADPEFVNKAAEGRPEAINTCIGCNQACLDHTFSGQITSCLVNPRACHETELVLSPTRLRKRVAVVGAGPAGLACAVSAAERGHEVTLYDAASEVGGQLNVARKVPGKQEFDETLRYFRHQLDARGVDVRLNTRVSADALSGYDEVVVATGVTPRTPDIPGVDHPSVVGYLDVLRDGAPVGDRVAVLGAGGIGFDVAEYLTDGGDKASEDPATYFRHWGVDMTYEQPGGLTAPERPAPPRTVHLLQRKTSKVGAGLGKTTGWIHRTELKHRGVRMVPGVRYDRIDDAGLHVTVGETSTVLEVDTIVLCAGQEPRRELYEELVAAGRSAHLIGGADVAAELDAKRAIKQGTEVAAAL from the coding sequence ATGAGCCGTTACCCGCATCTGCTGACCCCCCTCGACCTGGGCTTCACCACCCTCCCCAACCGCGTGCTCATGGGCTCCATGCACGTCGGCCTGGAGGAGGCGGAGCGCGGTTTCGAGCGGATGGCCGCCTTCTACGCCGCCCGCGCCAGGGGCGGCGTAGGACTGATCGTCACCGGGGGCATCGCGCCCAACGAGGAGGGCCGACCATACGAGGGCGGCGCGAAGCTGACCACCGACGCCGAGGCGGAGCAGCACACGGTCATCACCGAGGCCGTGCACCGCGAGGACGGGCGGATCGCGATGCAGATCCTGCACTTCGGCCGGTACGCGTACCACCAGGACCTCGTCGCCCCGAGCCCCCTCCAGGCGCCCATCAGCCCCTTCCAGCCGCGAGAGCTCAGCGACGAGGACGTGGAGCGGACGATCGACGACTACGCGCGCGCCGCCCGTCTCGCCCGGCAGGCCGGGTACGACGGGGTCGAGATCATGGGCTCCGAGGGCTATCTGATCAACGAGTTCATCGCGGCGCAGACCAATCACCGCACCGACCGCTGGGGCGGCTCGTACGAGAACCGCATGCGGTTCCCCGTGGAGATCGTGCGGCGGGTGCGGGAGGCGGTCGGCGCGGACTTCATCGTCATCTACCGGCTGTCGATGCTGGACCTGGTGCCGGGCGGCTCGACGCACGACGAGGTGGTGACGCTCGCCAAGGCGGTCGAGGCGGCCGGCGCGACGATCATCAACACCGGTATCGGCTGGCACGAGGCCCGTATCCCCACGATCGCCACGTCCGTGCCGCGAGGCGCGTACACCTGGGTCACCAAGCGGCTCATGGGCGAGGTCTCGGTGCCTCTCGTCACCACCAACCGCATCAACACCCCTGAGCTGGCGGAGGAGTTGCTCGCGGATGGCTGCGCCGACATGGTGTCGATGGCCCGGCCGATGCTCGCCGACCCGGAGTTCGTGAACAAGGCGGCCGAGGGCCGTCCCGAGGCGATCAACACCTGCATCGGCTGCAACCAGGCCTGCCTCGATCACACCTTCAGCGGGCAGATCACCTCGTGCCTGGTCAACCCGCGCGCCTGCCACGAGACCGAGCTGGTGCTCTCCCCGACCCGGCTGCGCAAGCGGGTCGCGGTCGTCGGCGCGGGCCCGGCGGGGCTGGCTTGTGCGGTTTCGGCGGCCGAGCGCGGCCACGAGGTGACGCTGTACGACGCCGCGAGCGAGGTCGGCGGTCAGCTCAACGTGGCCCGCAAGGTGCCCGGCAAGCAGGAGTTCGACGAGACGCTGCGCTACTTCCGCCACCAACTCGACGCCCGCGGGGTCGACGTACGCCTGAACACCCGGGTCTCCGCGGACGCTCTGTCCGGCTACGACGAGGTCGTCGTAGCCACCGGCGTCACCCCCCGCACCCCTGACATCCCCGGCGTCGACCACCCGAGCGTCGTGGGCTATCTCGACGTCCTGCGCGACGGCGCCCCCGTCGGCGACCGCGTCGCGGTCCTCGGCGCGGGCGGCATCGGCTTCGACGTCGCGGAGTACCTCACGGACGGCGGCGACAAGGCGAGCGAGGACCCGGCGACGTACTTCCGTCACTGGGGAGTCGACATGACGTATGAGCAGCCCGGCGGACTCACCGCCCCCGAGCGCCCCGCCCCGCCCCGCACGGTCCATCTGCTCCAGCGCAAGACGTCCAAGGTCGGCGCGGGCCTCGGCAAGACCACGGGCTGGATCCACCGGACCGAGCTCAAGCACCGTGGCGTCCGTATGGTCCCGGGCGTGCGGTACGACCGGATCGACGACGCCGGACTGCATGTGACGGTCGGTGAGACCAGTACGGTTCTTGAGGTCGACACGATTGTGCTGTGCGCGGGGCAGGAGCCGAGGCGGGAGCTGTACGAGGAGTTGGTGGCCGCGGGCCGGAGCGCGCACCTGATCGGCGGGGCCGACGTGGCCGCCGAGCTGGATGCCAAGCGGGCGATCAAGCAGGGTACGGAGGTCGCGGCGGCGCTCTAG
- a CDS encoding PadR family transcriptional regulator has translation MSLPHAILTALLEKPSSGLELTRRFDRSIGYFWSATHQQIYRELGKLEAEGSIRALPAAQPTRGQKRSYEVLPAGRAELARWTAAAQGPKPHRDALLLRLRAAAVVGTAGLEADLRRHLELHRRQLAEYEEIERRDFPPGKDNPEDRLRHLVLRAGIDLENFWTGWLTHALEEVAGLPDHG, from the coding sequence ATGTCCCTGCCGCACGCGATTCTGACCGCCCTGCTGGAGAAGCCGTCCTCGGGGCTGGAGCTGACTCGGCGGTTCGATCGGTCGATCGGGTACTTCTGGTCGGCGACGCATCAGCAGATCTATCGCGAGCTGGGGAAACTCGAGGCCGAGGGCTCCATCCGGGCCCTGCCCGCCGCGCAGCCGACCCGTGGGCAGAAGAGGAGCTACGAGGTGCTGCCCGCGGGCCGCGCCGAACTGGCCCGCTGGACGGCCGCCGCCCAGGGCCCCAAGCCGCACCGGGACGCCCTGCTGCTGCGGCTGCGCGCGGCGGCCGTGGTCGGCACGGCGGGTCTTGAGGCCGATCTGCGCCGCCATCTGGAGCTGCACCGGCGGCAGTTGGCCGAGTACGAGGAGATCGAGCGGCGCGATTTCCCGCCCGGCAAGGACAACCCCGAGGACCGGCTGCGGCATCTGGTGCTGCGGGCGGGCATCGACCTGGAGAACTTCTGGACGGGGTGGCTGACGCACGCGCTGGAGGAAGTCGCCGGGCTGCCGGATCACGGCTGA